In Bombyx mori chromosome 11, ASM3026992v2, one genomic interval encodes:
- the LOC101741033 gene encoding protein ELYS isoform X1, with protein MQKLQDSVFSIIKTTNLSPAVFSFLQPKEEFEDNTPLGGILKDTKHGWLALGPKFCVVDLRTGLKVAARTFGHKSKNSQISVKCVVELPRPLSENSKQLVISLQCDDMGLICFFHINGSQILRCIQTEVVITQLSVCDALPDGVLSCFDGIIMAGTKNGAIVAIDLNRDSLRQALKDTSEGYEHLIHDELRPVNLSFLPYKEIHDIDEQRELALENDDHLSILLNENSLIDGQFMFRNPDGTVQMKAKKDHIRVTVLQYLPQLASLAVGYNFGAFQIWNMMTLDLEFTSQVKLNIDCLPVTHFGFQEPCDDPRAFCYLWVIYSVIDKFEDEEFPLAVMYSLTYQGKRMLSDTKCLYQDFSSAAIRFELKLCGEENSLLLGGKCVSCHTYSVNSMLGAEGEDSMLNICQLVWECWGENPNSSLQYGMLLFDLDQWYKDQMPETYSLESNAFMSVIWCPELSAGGSTMLDVRLDPHSVAVYCHATRLEEHFYPNSLQYNCVSLNTSESSVLGTVGIQRQLLSALEAAGPAALLHPAPRAAAARAAGLAPLFAPPPAPAPTPDEQRKFLLSVALEARLCRFLKRCAHDWATGSHAGVGCTLSFMIDWCWSRALELKENAKEITSPLFTSFSLPDRNSVRNLEHCVQQLMQLTSLLDAILTKCCNLIVPDALSEIEEKYKGIGTVSLYFQVVQWFLRVGLLPERLDAYEALPYPAEQLHAIYAKRRLKLNRLQDNASHELGAQASCSLLYIDQLIEQEFAGDRIHQMWMKGGSESGGVYPPPSLYALLRLYLLPDIADEHKHSLVLYLLLDYCMVYDDVRYEGVIRRLMQFPTMFGLSNTAIKATQAFWHLDHRDFDFALDQLQCLTGNTLSEWQHHVVLSSLLAQNKTQAALQYLHVRKPAPIQMKNGDFKIHDQDKLEDWQSCCSLYLARGLVFEALDVVRMCVQSATTAEHKKRVLDFFFRGCHHTGNLAKLLQAALQEFEEEVFIKYLENCNESQTSDILIMYYLQHARYLEAEQYNNKLKQSKPRPRDMSTSVESLQDAGEGDAPRDVIVSVLCSSLPRVARTVARDLQQHNFDTTKVFVPRPMSVFVQAASQKNTCTYKSSFIQSSIENASETWVSKPRMRRGIKRALNVEDTPFICTPKLIKTRSVYSDEAETQGTPPKRPKFDPTYSPKTPKSNKKVEKLSSEMASLLDIPEMPSPDYKPYSRLDAGTPHSILKMRRNDVTDAPSPVDSRYLGESEDEALETASNHTHCSDSANKYLRFAMPSESAWVSPPISEDIPTTNEKERSSVIREIEMDVSNDSYVTSASRPTIETYQPASSINISTKKDAVKSVKSYKDNVKARRSLSISVNSSLSDDPNTSIESIADIPITLINPRYTGERRQSRRASTEANEQGNIDDVRAKEMEALRRRARADEHAEWERDVRAKETGVSIPATPRGRRGIRSVSDGSTPKSNASIPGTPERYDSPIATPLRSRVTRSRSRTPELSPRTSPLAPIPEQPKQEIESDPHPERTTLSVPRNRSRSKTPDKIERTIRDSPKLEPIRESPIKSSNTESSTFSPRTRSLRSRSRTPEVESLPEQNPAEVTPNRPLRSVVHSKTPEKMSPRTSLLSRKKPLSRMVLEANTFKTQQTEQTEDQEPASAIECTPMKSNKKVSNLMDVTLSPIVNKSILHSSNDSVSELHKEDTDKTDIGMKTLPAFTTIHEVCAKSVLCSYESSTMETSELIEIKQTVENIDRSIDNLKSLPAFTTLNNTEVGRSVLQSFESSVEASSANESKDQPNTFSAFSKMIESDFERSVLHSFRSSVDDKREASSLITNDSDVDKADEVRNDAIQTEKEKIVEIEREIHEIEGDMSGDDSESDEEIIEAEEAEGEDDSSESSSSSSTSSEDEADVISIQDTDSEDSNRKVDEQQKQETENVQVQAGTVEETSSNNAGPPAQLSLLTDDASGVESDRSDIQLNYSDEKVTEDKDTVDEGANKVSEPQAPIQVHVVVEKVASAEDLMGSKEIESENVALNEILPKTDDNKDENAKTETKDSGTNKQVDSELKDNAPDIVVSEDKELEKTDTATEETVKGRRTRKRATSTASNQSMDEPKTPATRKRINSNASLAEELTTPETADVTPSSRRAKTPTSAEVRRIVTRRISKEMGEKLEERSLEELTPKRRATRSRSKNIDDNESVASESSFVSNKSKASEDLDKAGQGRRTRKSVVATKPELSVIPEAAVEESKEGSAIIDELSKSRRMTRGQQTALSTLLEKRPAPRTKRRSSAAASSSDDEPPSAFDVQPMDRISLLNKTDYEGIPDDAELQSDISPTSVASEAAKFRRKNMTRAASESKLMPKPAKIGRRISVDIDNNSELGSPVASVSGSPARGRRASFARACEALLTPKGRRASTDVKKGDESPEASPAPSEGEAVSASRRPRRASTHSNTSATKTETSKRSKRQQN; from the exons atgcaaaaacTACAAGATAGcgttttttctattattaaaacaacaaacttATCTCCAGCTGTGTTCAGCTTCCTACAGCCTAAAGAAGAATTTGAAG ATAATACACCATTAGGTGGGATTTTAAAAGATACCAAACATGGCTGGCTTGCGTTGGGACCAAAATTTTGTGTTGTTGATCTTAGAACTGGCCTTAAAGTTGCTGCAAGAACATTTGGGCACAAATCCAA GAACTCTCAAATAAGTGTAAAATGTGTGGTCGAATTGCCTAGACCATTGTCGGAAAACTCTAAACAACTAGTCATCAGCCTACAATGTGACGACATGGGGCTAATATGTTTCTTCCACATAAATGGGTCTCAAATACTGAGATGCATACAAACGGAAGTTGTTATAACGCAATTGAGTGTGTGTGATGCTTTACCTGATGGAGTTCTTTCATGCTTTGATGGAATTATCATGGCAGGCACTAAGAATGGAGCTATAGTTGCTATTGATCTCAACAGAGATAGCTTACGACAGG CTTTAAAAGACACCTCAGAAGGCTATGAACACTTAATCCATGATGAACTCAGACCAGTAAATCTATCTTTCCTTCCCTACAAAGAAATCCACGATATAGATGAACAAAGAGAGCTTGCTTTAGAAAATGATGATCACCTATCTATTTTACTTAATGAAAATTCTCTAATAGATGGTCAATTTATGTTTCGTAATCCTGATGGAACTGTACaaatgaaagcaaaaaaagATCACATTAGAGTCACAGTTTTACAGTATTTACCTCAATTGGCCAGTTTAGCTGTTGGATATAATTTTGGTGCATTTCAAATATGGAATATGATGACTTTGGATTTGGAATTTACTTcacaagtaaaattaaatattgattgtTTGCCTGTTACACATTTCGGATTCCAG gaGCCATGTGATGACCCTAGAGCTTTTTGCTATTTATGGGTAATATATTCAGTCATAGATAAATTTGAAGACGAAGAATTCCCTCTGGCCGTAATGTATTCATTGACTTACCAAGGAAAGCGAATGCTTTCAGACACTAAATGTCTTTACCAG GATTTCTCCAGTGCTGCTATAAGATTCGAACTGAAATTGTGTGGAGAAGAGAACAGTTTGCTTTTGGGAGGCAAATGTGTGTCCTGCCATACATACTCTGTGAATTCAATGTTGGGTGCCGAAGGGGAGGACA gtaTGCTAAACATATGCCAACTAGTTTGGGAGTGTTGGGGTGAGAACCCAAATTCATCTTTGCAATACGGAATGCTTTTGTTTGATCTCGACCAATGGTACAAGGATCAAATGCCAG aaaCGTACAGTTTAGAAAGTAATGCTTTTATGAGTGTGATCTGGTGCCCGGAGCTGAGCGCCGGCGGTAGCACAATGCTGGACGTGAGGCTGGACCCGCACTCCGTGGCCGTGTACTGCCATGCCACGAGACTGGAGGAGCACTTTTATCCGAATTCTTTACAGTATA ATTGCGTGTCGCTGAACACGTCGGAGTCGAGCGTGCTGGGCACGGTGGGCATCCAGCGGCAGCTGCTGAGCGCGCTGGAGGCGGCGGGCCCGGCCGCGCTGCTGCACCCCGcgccccgcgccgccgccgcgcgcGCCGCCGGCCTGGCGCCACTGTTCgcgccgccccccgcgcccgcgcccaCGCCG GACGAGCAACGTAAGTTCCTGCTGTCGGTGGCGTTAGAAGCTCGCCTGTGCCGGTTCCTGAAGCGGTGCGCCCACGACTGGGCCACTGGCAGCCACGCCGGCGTTGGCTGCACGCTCTCCTTCATG ATCGATTGGTGCTGGTCAAGAGCCCTAGAACTGAAAGAGAACGCAAAAGAAATAACTTCACCGCTGTTCACATCATTTTCACTTCCAGACAG GAACTCTGTCAGAAACCTCGAACACTGTGTTCAACAGTTAATGCAGTTGACAAGCCTGCTCGATGCTATCCTCACAAAATGCTGTAATCTCATCGTTCCCGATG CCCTGAGTGAAATCGAGGAGAAGTACAAAGGCATCGGGACGGTGTCGCTGTACTTCCAAGTTGTGCAATGGTTCCTACGCGTCGGCTTGCTGCCGGAGAGGCTGGACGCGTACGAGGCGCTGCCGTACCCGGCCGAGCAGCTGCACGCCATCTACGCCAAGAG ACGCCTCAAGCTAAATCGCTTACAAGACAACGCGTCGCACGAGCTCGGCGCGCAGGCGTCCTGCTCGCTGCTGTACATAGATCAACTCATCGAACAAGAGTTTGCTGGGGATAGGATACATCA GATGTGGATGAAGGGCGGCAGCGAGAGTGGCGGCGTGTACCCGCCCCCGTCGCTGTACGCGCTGCTGCGGCTCTACCTGCTGCCCGACATCGCCGACGAGCACAAGCACTCCCTGGTGCTCTACCTGCTGCTCGACTACTGCATGGTGTACGACGACGTGCG GTACGAGGGTGTAATCCGACGCTTGATGCAGTTCCCAACGATGTTCGGTTTGAGCAACACCGCCATCAAAGCCACACAAGCTTTTTGGCACCTGGACCACAGAGATTTTGAT TTTGCACTAGATCAACTCCAATGTCTCACTGGCAACACGCTGTCGGAGTGGCAACACCACGTGGTGTTATCCTCGCTGCTGGCGCAGAACAAGACTCAAGCGGCCCTACAGTATCTGCACGTCAGGAAGCCTGCTCCGATACAGATGAAGAATGGCGACTTTAAAATTCACGATCAGGACAAACTCGAGGACTGGCAGTCGTGCTGCAGCCTGTACCTGGCGCGGGGGCTGGTGTTCGAGGCGCTGGACGTGGTGAGGATGTGCGTGCAGAGCGCCACCACCGCCGAACACAAGAAACGAGTCTTGGACTTCTTCTTTAGAG GATGCCATCACACTGGGAAtctagcgaagctgctgcaagcTGCGCTACAAGAGTTCGAAGAGGAAGTGTTCATCAAATATCTAGAGAATTGTAATGAATCTCAGACCTCCGATATATTGATCATGTACTATTTACAGCACGCTAG GTACCTAGAGGCGGAACAGTACAACAATAAGCTGAAGCAATCCAAGCCCCGTCCCAGGGACATGTCGACGTCCGTAGAGTCTCTGCAGGACGCCGGCGAGGGGGACGCCCCTCGTGACGTCATCGTCTCCGTGCTGTGCTCGTCCCTGCCGCGGGTCGCCCGCACCGTGGCGCGCGACTTGCAACAACACAACTTCGATACTACTAAAG ttTTCGTCCCGCGTCCGATGTCGGTGTTCGTTCAGGCCGCGTCGCAGAAAAACACATGCACTTACAAGTCATCCTTCATACAG AGCTCGATAGAGAATGCGAGCGAGACGTGGGTGAGCAAGCCGAGGATGCGGCGCGGCATTAAACGGGCCCTGAACGTCGAAGACACGCCCTTCATCTGCACACCCAAACTAATAAAGACACGGAG CGTGTACTCAGATGAAGCAGAGACTCAAGGCACACCACCAAAACGACCGAAATTCGACCCTACTTATTCGCCAAAGACACCGAAATCCAACAAGAAAGTTGAGAAACTCAGCAGCGAGATGGCGAGCTTGCTGGATATACCGGAGATGCCCAGTCCTGATTACAAGCCCTACAGCAGACTGGACGCCGGAACTCCACACAGCATACTAAAG ATGCGCAGAAACGACGTGACCGACGCGCCGTCGCCGGTCGACTCCCGGTACTTGGGCGAGAGCGAAGACGAAGCTCTGGAGACCGCCAGCAACCACACGCACTGCAGCGACTCCGCCAACAA ATACCTTCGTTTCGCAATGCCGTCAGAATCGGCCTGGGTTTCACCGCCGATTTCAGAAGATATACCGACAACGAATGAGAAAGAACGATCGTCTGTGATAAGAGAAATAGAGATGGATGTATCGAACGACAGTTACGTCACCAGCGCCTCTCGGCCTACG atTGAAACATATCAACCTGCATCCAGTATAAATATATCAACTAAGAAAGATGCTGTCAAATCTGTGAAATCATATAAAGACAATGTAAAGGCTAG ACGATCCCTTTCGATATCAGTCAACAGCAGTCTATCAGACGATCCCAACACGTCCATAGAAAGCATCGCCGACATACCGATAACGCTTATCAACCCTCGATACACTGGAGAGAGGCGACAGTCGCGTCGAGCCTCCACGGAAGCAAACGAGCAAGGAAACATCGATGATGTACGTGCCAAGGAAATGGAGGCGCTTCGGCGTAGAGCCCGCGCTGACGAACACGCGGAGTGGGAGCGGGACGTGCGTGCGAAAGAGACGGGTGTATCGATACCTGCCACGCCCAGAGGGAGGCGGGGCATCCGATCCGTTAGTGACGGAAGCACTCCTAAGTCTAATGC gaGCATACCAGGAACTCCAGAGCGCTATGATTCGCCCATCGCGACCCCGTTGAGGAGTAGAGTGACCAG aaGCAGATCCAGGACTCCGGAGCTCAGCCCGCGAACATCTCCACTGGCCCCCATACCGGAACAGCCTAAGCAAGAAATCGAAAGCGATCCGCATCCGGAGCGAACTACCCTCAGTGTACCTAGAAATAg GAGCAGATCGAAAACTCCCGATAAAATCGAGAGGACAATCAGAGATTCGCCAAAACTGGAACCGATCAGAGAGTCGCCGATCAAATCGTCTAACACCGAGTCGTCTACGTTCTCGCCAAGGACACGCAGTCTCAG GAGCCGGTCTCGTACGCCCGAAGTTGAATCGCTGCCCGAACAAAACCCAGCGGAAGTCACTCCCAACAGACCCCTTAG GAGCGTCGTTCATTCTAAGACACCAGAAAAGATGTCACCGAGAACGAGTTTGCTGTCTCGAAAGAAGCCGCTGTCGAGAATGGTATTAGAGGCGAACACGTTTAAAACTCAACAAACTGAACAGACCGAAGACCAAGAACCAGCGAGCGCCATCGAATGCACTCCGATGaaatccaataaaaaagtatcaAACCTAATGGACGTCACACTGTCTCCTATTGTAAACAAATCGATACTGCACAGCTCGAACGATAGCGTCTCCGAGCTACACAAAGAAGACACGGACAAAACCGATATAGGCATGAAGACCTTGCCTGCCTTCACTACGATACACGAAGTCTGCGCGAAATCTGTGCTGTGCAGCTACGAGAGCAGCACTATGGAGACGTCAGAGCTCATAGAAATCAAACAGACAGTCGAAAATATCGATAGAAGTATCGATAACTTGAAATCCTTGCCGGCTTTCACAACACTCAACAATACTGAAGTAGGCAGGTCTGTGCTACAGAGCTTCGAGAGCAGCGTCGAAGCGTCAAGCGCGAACGAATCGAAAGATCAACCGAATACGTTCTCGGCTTTCTCGAAAATGATCGAGAGCGACTTCGAGAGATCCGTTTTGCACAGCTTCCGTAGCAGCGTCGATGACAAGAGGGAAGCTTCCAGTCTGATCACCAACGATAGCGATGTCGATAAAGCCGATGAGGTGAGAAACGATGCCATACAGACAGAGAAAGAAAAAATTGTCGAGATTGAGAGAGAGATACATGAGATCGAAGGAGACATGTCCGGTGATGATAGCGAAAGTGATGAAGAGATTATTGAGGCGGAGGAGGCCGAAGGAGAAGACGACAGCTCCGAAAGt AGCTCGTCTAGTTCGACAAGTAGCGAGGACGAAGCAGACGTCATCTCAATCCAAGACACGGATTCTGAAGATTCTAATCGAAAAGTTGATGAACAGCAGAAACAAGAAACCGAAAATGTTCAAGTACAAGCCGGAACTGTTGAAGAGACTTCGAGCAACAACGCGGGTCCGCCGGCCCAGCTCTCCCTCCTCACGGACGACGCTTCCGGAGTAGAATCCGATCGTTCAGACATTCAATTGAATTATTCCGATGAAAAAGTAACTGAGGACAAAGACACAGTCGACGAAGGAGCCAATAAAG TTTCAGAACCTCAAGCGCCTATACAAGTGCACGTTGTAGTGGAGAAAGTAGCTTCAGCCGAGGATCTTATGGGATCGAAAGAAATTGAATCAGAAAATGTGGCGCTAAACGAAATTCTCCCTAAAACCGATGACAACAAGGATGAAAATGCTAAAACCGAAACGAAAGATAGCGGAACTAACAAACAAGTCGATTCCGAACTAAAAGATAATGCCCCCGACATCGTAGTATCCGAAGATAAAGAACTAGAAAAAACGGACACGGCAACTGAAGAAACAGTTAAAGGGAGACGCACAAGAAAACGCGCCACCTCCACCGCCTCCAATCAGTCTATGGACGAACCCAAAACCCCCGCAACCAGAAAACGAATCAATTCAAATGCTTCCCTCGCGGAGGAACTGACCACGCCCGAGACTGCTGACGTCACGCCGTCCAGTAGAAGAGCCAAGACCCCGACGAGCGCGGAAGTCAGACGCATAGTCACTCGACGAATTTCCAAAGAAATGGGGGAGAAATTAGAAGAAAGATCTTTAGAGGAACTGACGCCGAAGAGACGTGCCACACgatcaagaagcaaaaatatcGATGACAACGAAAGCGTCGCCTCGGAAAGCTCCTTTGTGTCCAACAAGAGCAAGGCCAGCGAGGACCTGGACAAGGCTGGGCAGGGTAGAAGAACTAGGAAGTCCGTAGTCGCCACGAAACCGGAGCTGTCTGTCATACCCGAAGCCGCCGTCGAGGAGAGCAAGGAGGGCAGCGCCATCATCGATGAACTATCCAAGTCTAGaag GATGACCCGGGGCCAGCAAACAGCCCTGTCGACGCTACTGGAGAAGCGGCCCGCCCCCAGAACCAAGCGCAGAAGCAGCGCCGCCGCCTCCTCCAGCGACGACGAGCCGCCCTCCGCCTTCGACGTGCAACCCATGGACCGGATCTCGCTCCTAAACAAAACCGACTACGAAG GGATCCCGGACGATGCAGAGTTGCAATCCGATATATCTCCTACCTCTGTAGCGTCGGAGGCAGCTAAATTTCGCAGAA AAAACATGACACGAGCCGCATCCGAGTCGAAGTTGATGCCAAAACCGGCCAAAATAGGCAGACGGATATCCGTTGACATtg ATAATAACTCAGAGTTGGGATCCCCGGTGGCGTCAGTCAGCGGCAGTCCGGCCCGGGGACGTCGGGCTTCGTTTGCCCGGGCCTGCGAAGCTCTCCTCACTCCCAAGGGCAGACGGGCATCCACCGACGTTAAG AAAGGAGACGAAAGTCCTGAAGCGTCTCCAGCTCCTTCAGAAGGCGAGGCAGTatcagcgagccggcggccgcgACGAGCCTCCACGCACTCCAACACCAGCGCCACTAAAACTGAAACTAGCAAAAG ATCAAAAAGACAACAAAATTAG